Within the Aeromicrobium sp. Root236 genome, the region GTCACACGGCCCCCCCGGGTTCACGAGGCGCGCCGGCGGGGTTGACGTCGGCGTTCAGCGACGAGTCGATCGGGAAGATCGGCAGCGACTTGCCGCGGTAGTAGTCCTGGTGGTCGTCGCTGATCATCATCTCGTGCGGCGGCTCGACCATGCCGGGCAGCAGCGGGGCGAGCAGGTCGCTCTTCTCGTAGATCAGGTCGGCCCGGTTGTTGTCGGCCAGCTCGTACTCATTGGTCATGGTCAGCGCGCGCGTCGGGCAGGCCTCGATGCACAGGCCGCACAGGATGCAGCGCAGGTAGTTGATCTGGTAGACGCGGCCGTAGCGCTCGCCAGGGCTGTGCCGGTCGCCCTCGGTGTTGGACGCGCCCTCGACGTAGATCGCGTCAGCCGGGCAGGCCCACGCGCACAGCTCGCAGCCGATGCACTTCTCGAGGCCGTCGGGCCAGCGGTTGAGCTGGTGCCGGCCGTGGAACCGTGGCGCCGTCGGAACCTTCTCGAACGGGTACTGCTGGGTCACGGTCTTGCGGAACATCGTCCGGAACGTCACGCCGAAGCCGGCGATCGGGTCCCACAACGTTTCCTTGATCGGATTGCTCATCGTGCGTTCCTCGTGGGGGGTTCGGTGATGGGCGGTACGGGGTAGCCGCCGGCGAAGGCGTCGACCTCGTCGGGCTCCGGCTCGGGCTCGGGCTCCTTCTTCTCCGGGATCAGGAACGTCAGGATCACCAGCACGCCGGCGACACCCGCGACGATGAACAACGCCGGTCCGTCCAGCATGTCCTCGCTCTTGAGCTTGCGGATGAAGGCGACCGCGACGATCCAGGCCAGCGCGACCGGGATGAGGATCTTCCAGCCGAAGCTCATGAACTGGTCGTAGCGCATGCGCGGCAGCGTGCCGCGGAGCCAGACGAAGATGAAGATGAAGAACAGGGTCTTGCCGAAGAACCACAGCAACGGCCAGTAATTCTCGTTGAGTGCGCCGTCCCAGAGGTGCGACAGGCCGAACGGTGCGCGCCAGCCGCCGAGGAACATCGTCGTGGCCAGCGCCGAGACGGTGACCATGTTGACGTACTCGGCGAGGAAGAACAGCGCGAACTTGAGCGAGGAGTACTCGGTGTGGAAGCCGCCGACGAGCTCACCCTCGGCCTCGGGGAGGTCGAACGGGGCGCGGTTGGTCTCGCCGATCATCGCAATGACGTAGATGACGAACGAGGGGAACAGCGGCACGAAGTACCACATGCTGTGCTGCGCCGACACGATCTCCGACGTCGACATCGAGCCGGCGTACATGAAGACCGAGACCAGCGACAGGCCCATCGCGACCTCGTACGAGATCATCTGGGCGCTCGAGCGCAGACCGCCGAGCAGGGCGTAGATCGAGCCGGACGACCAGCCGGCGAGCACGATGCCGTAGACCCCGATCGAGGTCACGGCGAGGATGTAGAGCACCGCGACCGGCAGGTCGGTGAGCTGCAGCATGG harbors:
- the nuoI gene encoding NADH-quinone oxidoreductase subunit NuoI; translation: MSNPIKETLWDPIAGFGVTFRTMFRKTVTQQYPFEKVPTAPRFHGRHQLNRWPDGLEKCIGCELCAWACPADAIYVEGASNTEGDRHSPGERYGRVYQINYLRCILCGLCIEACPTRALTMTNEYELADNNRADLIYEKSDLLAPLLPGMVEPPHEMMISDDHQDYYRGKSLPIFPIDSSLNADVNPAGAPREPGGAV
- the nuoH gene encoding NADH-quinone oxidoreductase subunit NuoH — translated: MNPLFGHDPFWVVLLKSVLIFVVLVVYTLFNIWFERRVVAKMQHRIGPNVHGPFGLLQSLADGVKLALKEDIVVKAADKVVYVLAPILATIPAFLAWAVIPFGPEVTIPFTDQKTMLQLTDLPVAVLYILAVTSIGVYGIVLAGWSSGSIYALLGGLRSSAQMISYEVAMGLSLVSVFMYAGSMSTSEIVSAQHSMWYFVPLFPSFVIYVIAMIGETNRAPFDLPEAEGELVGGFHTEYSSLKFALFFLAEYVNMVTVSALATTMFLGGWRAPFGLSHLWDGALNENYWPLLWFFGKTLFFIFIFVWLRGTLPRMRYDQFMSFGWKILIPVALAWIVAVAFIRKLKSEDMLDGPALFIVAGVAGVLVILTFLIPEKKEPEPEPEPDEVDAFAGGYPVPPITEPPTRNAR